A genomic region of Candidatus Pseudomonas phytovorans contains the following coding sequences:
- a CDS encoding LysE family translocator, giving the protein MAISVLTAFWAVSMLFVITPGADWAYAISAGMRGRWVMPAVAGMLSGHFLATLVVAAGVGSLLAGHPLALTLLTLAGCSYLLWLGGNLLLSPAMPEAGQGGAGESGSRWALKGFCVSGLNPKVFLLFLALLPQFTDPQSSWPVPLQILLLGLVHLCSSLVIYSLVGYGAKAVLSTRPGAAKLVGRVSGVAMITVALGLIAGQIN; this is encoded by the coding sequence GTGGCTATCAGTGTGCTGACGGCGTTTTGGGCCGTGTCGATGCTGTTCGTGATCACCCCCGGTGCAGACTGGGCCTATGCCATCTCGGCAGGCATGCGCGGGCGCTGGGTGATGCCCGCCGTGGCGGGGATGTTGTCGGGGCACTTCCTGGCGACGCTGGTGGTGGCTGCAGGTGTCGGCAGCCTGTTGGCGGGCCACCCGCTGGCGCTCACCCTGCTGACCTTGGCAGGGTGCAGCTACCTGTTGTGGCTGGGCGGCAATCTGTTGCTGAGCCCGGCAATGCCCGAGGCCGGGCAGGGTGGTGCCGGGGAATCGGGCTCGCGCTGGGCGTTGAAAGGGTTTTGCGTCAGCGGCCTGAACCCGAAGGTTTTCTTGCTGTTCCTGGCCTTGCTGCCGCAGTTCACCGACCCGCAATCGAGCTGGCCGGTGCCGTTGCAGATCCTGCTGCTGGGGCTGGTGCACCTGTGCAGTTCGCTGGTGATCTACTCACTGGTCGGTTATGGCGCCAAAGCAGTCCTGAGCACCCGGCCGGGGGCCGCGAAGCTGGTCGGGCGGGTGTCGGGGGTGGCGATGATTACAGTGGCCCTGGGCTTGATTGCCGGGCAAATCAACTGA